The following nucleotide sequence is from Tenrec ecaudatus isolate mTenEca1 chromosome X, mTenEca1.hap1, whole genome shotgun sequence.
TACAGCAGTAGGATGGCTCTGCGTCCTGAGAGGACCGTGTGGCCACTGCTTGGGCTCCAGGAATAGCGTCCTGCTGCTGTGTGGTCACCTTGGTGGTCCTCGGGCGAGAACTGAGAAACCTGAAGTGCATTTCCAAGACCCAGCGAACTGAGGCCTCCGTCGACCCCCGCGGAGTCACTCCCTTCCACCGCCTCCAGGGTCTCCCCAGCTGGCTTATTTCTCCCAGCAGGCTTCAGAAATGGTGGGGAAGCAGCATTCGCCTGGGCGGCCCGGCCTGGCCTTCCCCCACCTCTGTGGGCACTTTGCTGTGATGGGCTCAGAGTGCAGCGGTGATTCCAAAGTCGTGGGCCTACCCTCGCATGGGGAGGAGCATGTGCAACTTGGTGTCCTGAGAGGCCCTGCTTTGCCCGTACCCAGTGACTGGGCCACAGGGCACTGACCTCGTTTTCAAGTGAACGGAGGCGGGAAGCACATTCTGGAAGGAAGGGGGTTTTTCCCTCCTTGGGGTgtccagaggggaggggaggggagagggtcaATGGGGGCGTTTGTTCTGTGGAAAGACGGGCAATGCCGTGCTGTTGGAAAGGGTCACCAGAGGGCCGGGGCCAGGACCGGATGGCCGTTGCAGGGGTGGGGGCTTCGAAGGCCAGCAGGGGCTCTTTTCCCACAGCCACCCCAAGAGGGGACTCGCAGGCACCCCCTGAATGGAGAAGCTGGGCCTGGTGCCGGATTCCGTGGGCACTGCAGGCTGCAAGGGGAGCAGCTAGGCGCACCCGTCAGCAGGAGGGGTGCCCGGCTGCACAGAGTTGGCTGTGGAGGTCAGGGCGCGTcatggtgggtgggtgtgtgctCGGTGCGAGCCGCCGGCCATTCCTCAGGTCCATGCAAGCAGTCAGCATGTCCCCCGTGTCCACGAGCTGCTTCATAAGCTTACCACATCCAGGCACCTCACCATGAGACTGCAGGATGCGCACTGGGCTAGAGCCCATCTCTGCACAGCAGTGCACCCCGCTCGCCGAGGACGGCCACAAGGGGACCAAGCATGGGCGCATTGTCAGCAAGTGCACCATGGGTGGAAAGAAAGCCAGGCTGCCCACCCCGTTGACCGAAGCCCCATGTGTGTGCACCCTGCCATGGGTGGATAGATGTGTCTCGGCGGTCCGGGAACGTTCCTTCTGAGATGGCCTTGTCCACAGCCCTGAGGGGGCGTCATGCCTGTGTACCGGTGACCAAGGCTGGCGGCAGAGCCAGCATGATGCTGCTTCAGCAAGTCTCTGTTTTGAAGTGACAACGCCCAGGGACCGTGCCGGAAGGACCTGCCGGCCGCCCATAGGGACCCACGCCTGCCCACTGCCACCAGACTGGACTTGTGTTCAGACCACAGATCCCAGAGCCGGTTGAAGTGCACTTTCATCAGGTGGAAGAGTCTGCTTCTTCGTCCCCTCTGTTCTTTCTCAGCCTTTctgacttgttttctttttttacacttGTGTTTCTCTCGGCCACTCACTGGTGTTCTGAATTCTGGCTTCTGCAGTTTTTATTGTCTGTGTCAGACGTGcagccaggcctggttctcctccGTGTTTGCAGACTCCAGCCCATGCTGACCCCTCTCGCCTCCCCGCTCCTGCTCACCCTCTCCTCACGCTTTTTGACACGAGTCCCCTCGTGTGTCATAGCGCCTTTGTGTGCAGCGAGAATCAGCAGGTCACATTCAGTGTCTTGAATAAATTGCTCTATTTTGATAGGAGAGCTCTCAGCCGTCTGCTTTCTGAGAGTGTTTGGGAACGCATGCGCGCGGATGCCCAGGAGTTTCTTGTTTGCAGGCCTCTAAACTGAACAAGAAAAGTGGGGAACACAGCACCTCAGTTGGCTACGGCCACCCACCCATGAGAACCTTATAGCACGGAGCCCATTCTGATGCACCGTCATCCTGCACAGGGTTTGCAATCGGAGGCTGGGGGTCTTTCCGGAGgaggacagcctcatctgtctcccacggagaagctggtgggtttgaactgctatccTTGCAGCTGGTGAAAGTCCAGTGCTAATCCATCAGGGCCACTGGACCCTGATGGTAATCGAGGCTTATTGGATTGGGATGCGCTCAGATGCATTTCCTTTCGTGTGTTTAACCTGGCTCTTGGACCAGTGTAAACAGTGTATACATCCTTTTCTCCAACCATGAGGTTGGTTCTGACAGTTTGGCATCCCAGACGTTAAAGTCATTGAAGAACAACCCAAAGTGAATGCAGTTGATTCTCTAGAACAATGCAGACCAGCAACCCACAAACGCCAGCATCAAAGCTGGTCAAACACAGAGGGGCAGGGTCCCCTTGCTCAGGGGTTATCCCAGAAGACAGCCACATTTTCTTGCTTCCCGGTGCTTAGAACAGCTGAGTCCTCAGTGTCCCATGGTCAAGTCAGCACTCGCTAACATGGTGGTGGAGAAGCTGTGGTGGCAACGTGAGTTCCCCATTGGAATAACTGCaaggtttgaaaccacctccaagggagaaaaaccggggctttgtactcccgaaagagttatagtcttggaaacccacagggccagttcttctctgtcctatccgaatgagtcagaatcgacttggtggcagtcagGAGCAGGATGAAAGCATTCTGAGAACCACGAAAACATGGCCCAGAAACACACAGTGAGCACCTTCTGGTGGGAAATGGCATAGGTAGATCTGCTCAGCGCAGGATGGCCACACACCTTCCATTGAAGAAGAAAAGGTATTTCTGTAGATGGTGGTAAAACAAGGTACTTAGTGCCCGAGTCTGCCTATGTGAATGCCGCTTTTTGGGTTCCCTGAAGTGAGTGAATGGGGGTCCCTGCACACAGTGAATAAGCCTGGCCTCTAACTTTACTTTTGGTGGTGGGAGGCCCCTCGGAATAAGgtgtggtgatctgtttctgaaaactcAGACACTAGTGGAAATGGCTCTTGCAGCTGGTATGTTTCCTGTTTGTGTTGTTGCATATTTAATGGATGGGCCTGTCAGTCCTGTTAGATGGCAAGTTCACAGAGGACCCTGGagtctgagtctcagaacctcccacctttccccATGAGTCATTCCTGGTTCCCAAGGCTCTGAAGAGAGCCCGGGCAGACGGTAGTTGAGAATGACTCTTACGGGGCTTTAGTGAGTTTCCAAAGGGGGCAGTTTTGGCTCCTGGAGGGCTTCAGGGTCTTGACCTGGTGATAGACGGTGAACCATGACATCAACAGCTGCCCCCTTTAGAATAAGCGTGTCCTGGCTCCCAGCAGCATCTGGACAAGGAGACCCAAGAGACTGGCAAGTTGTGTTTGAAAAGAGTGATTTGGGTGTAACCCAGTTACAGAACCACGGGGAGCCCCTGGGAAGAGCCTGTGGCAGGCCCATGTGTGAGTGCCGGGAGCACAGTGTAAATGCCCTGAGTTTTAGCAGCTGTGGTGGGATGTGCCAGCTGCAGGGGCTTTCTCTATGAAGGCCCCAGAGCTAATGTGCCGCAGCCACTGCCTCCTGTCAACATCTGCCTGTCTACTGAGACTCCTGCTTTGAGTTATTGGGGACGCTGATTTTCAACATGGAGGCTTTGTTCCTAAAAAGATGGCTGTTGCTGTCCGTCCCAACAAACAGTGACTCCTGAAGGACCACTGCCCAGACAGTGCCTTACTCTGTgacactgctcctggctggagtagGGCCAGGTGGTTTCCCCTTCTGAGGTGGGGAGAAACCCGTTTTTCAGAGGGCAGCCAAGTGAAAATGGACTTGTGTGACATCTGTGCCACCCAACTGCTATTCACAAGGTTGATGCCGAGAGAACCCTATCCTTAAGATGCCTGAAGAAcccccattcataaagatgatgcccataaaaCCCTCAGttttaaagatggtgcccagagaacacgattcataaacatgatgcagagtgaaccctcattcataaacatgacgcCCAGAGAACCCCATccttaaagatgatgtccacagaACACACATGTAAACATCACACCCAGAGAatgttcattcttaaagatgatacccaaagaaatacaaccttgaagatgatgctcacagaccccattcataaagatgatgcccagaaaacccCTTCCCTAATGTCAAGAAAACCCATTCATAAAGACACTCAGAGAACCACCATTCATAAAGACTATTCCAAGAGAAccccattcttaaagatgatgccctgtccTGAAAGATGATATCCAGAGAACCCCATCCATAAAGATAATGCAAGAGAATCCCCATCCTTAAATATGCCACAGAAtccccattcataaagatggtgcaatGATAAAGATGATGTACAGAAAAGCCCATCATtacagatgatgctcagagaaccccctttcataaagatgatgcccagagaatcttgaTTCGTAAATTTGACGCCCATAGAAccctcattcttaaagatgacacCTAGTGAACCCCATCCTTACAGACGATGTCCAAAGAATGTTGATTCATAAAAAAATATCCAAGGAACCCTATCTTTAAAGATGACACCAGAGAGTcccccttcataaagatgatgcccagagaactttcatttgtaaagatgatgcccagagaaccccattcataaagatgacacaTGAGAATCCCATTCTTAAAAATGTGCAGAGAATACTCATTAAtacagatggtgcccagagaatcTCTATTTGTAAGGATGGTATTCAGAGAGCCCTCATTTATAAAGCTGACATCCAGAGAAtcctaattcataaagatgattcccagagaaccCCAATCATAAACATGACACCCAGAAAACCCTCATTCCTAAAAATGCCCAGAAAACcgccatttataaagatgatgcctatggAACcctattcataaagattatgcccagagaatctccattcttaaagatgatgccaaagaaCCTTTATTCGTAATGAGGAACCCCAGAGAAccctcatacataaagatgacttCCTGAGAATCTCCATTCATACAGAGGAATCCCAGAGAACCCCCATCctgaaagatgatgccagagaatcCCCATTTatgcagatgatgcccagagatacttCATAAAGTTGACACCACAGAATcctattcatgaagatgatgcaaaAGAACCCCCatccttaaagatgatgcccacagaaccCTCAACCCTAAATATGACACTCGGAGATGATGAAACccagagaaccctcattcataaagattatgctcaGAGAAACCCCATAGATAAAAATGATATCCAGAGACTCTCtgctcataaagatgaggcccagagaaccCCATTCATAAGGAAATTACAAGAGAACCCTATCCTTAAAGATGACACCGGAGAACCATGACACCGGAGAACCCCCAGTCTCAAAGGTGACACCAGATAATccccattcataaagattatctaCAGAGACCTacattcgtaaagatgacgcccacaGAGCCCtaattcataaagacgatgcccagagaaACCCAAATCACAAATATGACACCAAGAGGAGCCCATCCAATCTTAAAAATGAaacacagagaaccttcatttataaaaataatgcCCAGAGAagcctcattcataaagatggttcCCAGAGAACTTCCATTCTTAAAAGATAATACCCAGAGAACCCCAAttcttaaagataatgcccagggagCCCTCATTCTTCAAGATGATGGTCAGAGAAACCCCATCCTTTAAAATGACGCCCAGAGGACCCTCAGTCATAAAGATGATAAACAAGGAAttcccattcataaagatgacaccCAGAGAAACTTTATATGTAAAGATGacaatcagagaaccttcattcatcaagatgaaGCCCAGGGAACCctaattcataaacatgatgcccagagaactcacATTCATAAATATTATGTCCAGATAACCCCATccttaaagatgataccagagaatcctcattcataaaaatgatgcccagaaaaccCTCGTTCATAAAGATAACCCCCTATTCATAAAGGTTATGCCCAGAGaatcctgtggcagttacataatttcctgtaaACCTGCAAAGGGATGAAgtgtaacctgtcaatcagggtcCTAGCtagattacctcatttggaggcaccatggagataaatagctcactggagaccagatacaCACAAACTCTCTGTTTCATATTcctgctggcaagacacatggagctacactaatttagccagggccctggagctggagaagccatgtggagacccatgccagcaccgagatgcttctattgccactggatccacaagattttccacccactggcctgtgatcttcctgcgttcagcatcattgcatggttgtgtgagtctaaagaggaatttttggAATAGTatcggcatatgggctaatattagactgggctgggatattttcttaatatacaattactcttaatataaaactatttcttgtacacatgagtgtgtgtgaatttgtttctgtagtctacctggaCCAACACAAACCCCATCCTTAAGGATGACGCTTAGAGTAccaccattcataaagatgatgcccagagaaacccCATTCACAATGACGCCCAGAGAATCCTCATTtgtaaaaatgatgcccaaagaacCCTCATtctcaaagatgatgcccagagaccccATCTTGGAAAACGATGCCCAGAGAACCCCTATTCATAAATGTGACACGCAGAAAGCCCTATccttaaagatgatgtccagagaatcctcattaataaagattatgcccagagaaccaCATTCATAAAGCTGATGCAAGAGGACTTCCATCCTTAAATATTACTCCAGAGAAtccccattcataaagatgatgcccagagaaaccgTTTCATAATAATGAAGCCCAGAGAAcccacattcataaagatgacaccCGGAGAACTTTCATCTGCACAGATGACTCCAGAgaatccattcataaagatgatgcccatccgggataaacaatctggatgagaaaacaacgggacagatagttctggggggaaataggagagggggaggcggaggaaaggaagtgggtgttaaccccAGGGACAatgaaacaacaagtgatccaaaatcgatggcgaggagggtgtaggaggcttggtagggattgatcaagggtaatgtaaccgagaggcatTCCTgatacccaaatgaaggctgagcatgatagttggacaagaggaaagtaaaaggaaataggggaaagaactaggaggcaaagggtatttagagaggtctaaatacaggcatgcacatatgtaaatgtggtgaggaaagctgatggtgcccggctatcaaaagatataacatctgaggttttaaagacttgaagataaacaagtggccatctagctcagaaacaacaaagccctcatggaagaagcacaccagcctgtgtgaccacgaggtgttgatgggatcaggtatcaggcatcaaagaaaaaaatcctatcattgtgaatgagggggagtgtggagtggaaacccaaagcccatctgtaggcagctggacatcatcttacagaagggtggcagggaggagacaagccagtcagggtgcagtgtagcaacgatgaaacatacaactttcctctagttcctaaatgcttcctcccccccactatcatgatcacaattctaccttacaaatccggctagaccagaggatgtacactggaacagataagagctggaaacacagggaatccaggacagatgaacccctcaggatcaataatgagaatagcgataccaggaggggaaggggaaggggaaggtggggtagaaaggaggaacagaccacagggatctacatataacctcctccctgggggatggacaacagaaaagcgggtgaaggatgtcagacagtgtaagacatgacaaaatagtatataaattatcaagggttcatgagggagtggaggtggggagggaggggaaaatgaggagctgataccaagggctcaagtagaaagaaaatgttttgagaatgataatggcaacaaatgtacattgtgcttgacacaatggatatatggatggattgtgataagagttgtacgagcccccaatgaaatgattaaataaaaaaagatgatgcccagagaaccttcgtttGTAAAGGTGACACCAGAGAATCCcccttcataaaggtgatgcccagagaaatttAATTTGTAAAGTGATATCCAGGgatccctcattcacaaagatcatgcccagagaaccCCATCCTTAATATGATACCCAGAGAaactccattcataaagatgatgcccagagaaccttcatttgtaAAGAGGATGCtcagagaaccctcattcataatgatgatgcccagagaaactcCATTATTGATGTCAGATGTATCCTGTTATCTTCACCTCCAAATGGTAACATTATCATAGCAAAGATAAAGTAATGCTCATGAATCAATCAAAAACAATCCATTTTCATAGGAAACATGGACGTTTTACAAATGGCATAGTAAACCAGAAACAGGTTAGGATGGAGAAGACTTGGTAAAGAAAAGGCAATGTTATTTTCTGTCTATCCCAAGAACGTCTGGGAGCAAAACTTACAAAGAGGGGCCTGTGACCTTGTAGGGTGAGGCTCAGCTCCTGCATTACCTGTACAAGAGCACCCTGGTGCCGAAAACCATAGGGATCCACATGACAATGCTGAGGGACAGGGAGCTCCAGAAGTGATACTTTTCACAGTGGGACAGTGTGAAGAAGCAGGCCCTGCAGGACAGCCATGCAGACTAGGTTTCCACACAATAGCAAGTTGCTAAGGTgggaacagtggcccagagcaggctgccAGGAACTGAGCCcagagtccttcttcagactcatgtactatatgcaatgatacagatcacacccagtgggtgcagagtaagTGGATCCAATCGATCCAGTATCAATGGAAAATCATGGGGCTTCAGGAGTTGGCAGAgtagccagcaagcaggaaggtgaaggcagagagagggaacaGCCTCCAGAGAGATGTATTTCAGGCCACCCTCCAAGGGAGTTCTTAGGctccaacctgattgacaggctgaatgcCACTGATGTGTTTATATAGGTGCAATGCTGCAACCCAAAATGCTCAAACTGTCTTATTTCACTAACATGACTCCTTAGGTGCTATCATGACCTCTTGAGATGGGGTTGACATTCATGTGAGATCTATATTTAAGGTTGCACTTGGGTTCTTGGGcatttgtttgattttcttcaacttcaacttcaaTTTACATGTGAGCATATGATTCCCTCTTTGACGTCAGGTTAGCTCCCTTTCTGAACATTGAAAATGAGCTTTCCCAACATTAAAAAGTTAGAGCCTAAAACCAGAAGTTTCCTTTTGTTTGCAACTTTCGGGTACTAACTGCCAGAAATTATCAAGGCCAATGTATGTATGTAGGTAGGTATGCATGTATTTGACGTTGGTCTCCtttaatgggggtgggggtggcgcctCGTTGAATCACGTAAACAGGATACCAGAGAGGGTGACTCTAAACTGAAGGCCCGGATGTAAGGGCGGAAGATGCGATGTGTGAGGAGAGGAAGCGGGATCCGGGCTCCACGTGGACGTCGGTCTTCTTCCGGTGACGTCTTTCCGCCCTTTCGATGCAGCAGTGCGCCCACTCGCAGTCCTGGTCGTAGCGGTGAGAGGGCGCGCACCTCGAAAGGCCGTCTCTGGAAGCCCGGGTCGTGCTGGTGAAGTAATTCTGGGTTTCATCGTGGGATGCGACGTAACGGGGGGAACGGGGCGCGGGCAGAAGCGCTGGGGTGACTCTAGCGTCTGTGCAGACGCGCCATGTCTGATCCCCGTCCGTGTTCTCTGGGCTCGGGCTCCACAGGTGGCGTTCCTCGTGGACGCCCTTGGTCAGGACGCCCTTTCTGAAGACGAACGGGAAAAGGTAGGACTTGTTCAAGGAAATACCCGCCACCCCAGTCATGTGCTTTACAATATTTCGCCTAATAAGTCTTGTTTTCTTAGCGGGATGGGAAGTAACCCGAGGTATGCGTGGTGGGGAGTCGCGGCGGTGCAGGAAGCAGTGACGTCATTCTAGCGTCTGCGCAGACGCGCCATGTCTGATCCCCGTCTGTGTTCTCTGGGTTCGGGCTCCTCAGGTGGCGTTCCTCGTGGACGCCCTTGGTCAGGACGCCCTTTCTGAAGACGGACGGGAGAAGGGAGGGTTTGTGGGAGGAATTACTCCCCATAGTCAAGTTCGTCACAGTATTTCACATGAAAATTCTTGTTTTCATAGTGGGGTATGAAGTaacgtgaggggtgggggtggggagtcgcGACGGTGCAGGAAGCAGTGACGTCATTCTAGCGTCTGCGCAGATGCACCGTGTCTGATCCCCGTCTGTGTTCTCTGGGCGCGGGCTCCACAGGTGGCGTTCCTCGTGGACGCCCTTGGTCAGGACGCCCTTTCTGAAGACGGACGGGAAAAGGTAGGACTTGCTGAAGGAAATACCCCCATATTCATGTTCGTCACCATAGTTCACCTGGTGTTTCTCATCGAAAGTGGGTGTTTTCTGAGCACCACACCTTTCCCAGCCTGCCGCCTTCTGCGAAGCAGGTAGTAGAGGTGTTTCCATGATGAGTGCAAGGCAAAAGACAGCTGGGTCATCTCCAGGGACAGGTGCATCATGGGTAATCTCTATGTATGCCTCCTATTAACTGCATGTTTgttccatttcagactgaagaagctggTAAAACCCTTCTGTGTCTCCATCCCCAGTTTTCACAGCTGCTGAGGAAATTAGAGTCACCGTTTAATCAACTGGGTTGTCCTGCACACCCATATGTATTCTGTCACGGAGGGCATTGTCGATCAAGATAGATTTTCAAACTTCCTCTCTGATGATCAATGATAAATTTGTCTTTCCCTACATGCTCTGCCATCAGATTGCATCATTCAAGAGGCCCCTgagcttttaggttctctttgACATTTGTGTAATATAGCCCTAAGGTGTGACCCTAAGTGATAAGCCTCCTGGTTGTGAAGGACTGAAGGTGTGACCCCCCagtaaacaaagcaacaaaaccaaactcaccgccatccaggACATGCTCTTTTAGGAGAACCGCAGCCTTTCACACCTTGCTGAGATGGCAAAGAGGGGCAATTTCTCCCTAGTGGCACCTAATCTTATCTCAGGAGAGGGTATAGGAGAAGGGTGGGTCAGCAATCATGGAGTTTGGTAAATAAGTGACATGGCCACAAACAAAATGCATCATCTGAAAGGTAAACCCTCACCCtatttacaatttaaaaaatacatttcaaaTGTCAAATGGTAAAAGCATGACTCATTGATAGTATCTATGTAGCTATCTATATATTCTGTGCCTCTACCAAGCTGCCATGAATCTCAGATAAATGTGGAGCCtctgtcccttccctcccccaccacaaaaatatatgaaagaaaatgagGCAAGTAGAGGGCCACCtgctcagggggaaaaaaagtgatCACTTGTGAGGGACTTCCGGTTTGAGAAGCTACCACCCAGTTGTGTTGTTTGGAACATTCTCTATAAGTCGTCATTACACAACTGAATAGAGAAGGAGCCCAGGCACAATAGTGGGTTAAGCTTGGGgagggtaaccacaaggtcagtaaaaCTAACCATATCTTGAGGCAAAGCTGAAGCCATCTTCTCtgctcagacacccacagaggcagttctaatccCCTGTGTGTGTTCTCACCAGGAGCCAGAACCTACTCAAGGGCTCAGAATCTGATCTCTAGGGAATGAGTTGGCCAGATACAATCCAAAAAGGTTAAACCATCTGTTGTCAGCAGCCAATAAGCAGAAGGTTGTGGTTCCCCCATTGTGCCCTGACCCACAACAAAGGAGTGCTCCATAGTGTACTATATCTGGGCCTTTCATCAGACCTATGGGACTTGAGACAGCACCACCATATTGCCTAGTTAACTTTGATTCATCTacctccccagctgctgagcacacTGCCCGCGATTGTACCAGCTCATCTTGGATTCTACAGCCTCTAGACCACGTTGAGTGAGGAGAAGATCCAGTTTGAATCCTAAACCCCACGTGGCCCTTACCATTTTCTACCACAGTAAGTTGTTAAGAGCAGTGGTATGGCCAGACAGCTCCCCTCTGAGAAACTAAGGGGTGCTGAGTGAGATCCAGATTTTGCAGGGCTAGGACAACCAGCTGGGCTCTTCGAGAGGTCAACCAGCAGGTCTGCTGTTTCCATTCCCAGGTCAGGATTCTTTTTGAAGTACTTTGATCAGCATGAGCAGCGGCGACCTTCCCAGGCTCTTGGACCTTGCCATCCAGAGTgtgttgcagaatgaggcctcagTCATTGCTGCTCTGGAGTGGCTGCCCTCAGATCTCTTCCCTCCCTTGTTCAAGGCAGCTGTTCTCAGGGGACTCAGAGAGACAGTGAAGGCCATGGTGTTGTCCTGGCCCTTCACCCAGCTCTGTCTGGGGGCTCTGAAGGAAGATTGTCAGTATTCCTATGACATTTTAACAGCTGCACTAGATGGTCTTGAGATGCTGCTTGGCCACAAGGTACGGCCCATGAGATGCAAACTGAAGGAGCTGGATTTACGGCTAAACACTGACACTAAGGTCTGGAACAGGAGGCTTGCAGCCCAATCCATTGACTCTGTGATTTCATCAGAGGAGCCAGAGACAACCCAGTTCCTGCCCCCTGTGAGGGTGCTCATAGACCTGTGCTTTCAGGAAGATATCATGGACGAATTCCTTATCATCCTCAGTGAAAGGGTCAAGCAGGGAAAGGCTCTGCCTCCCCTGTACTGCAGAAGGGTGGAGTTTGTTGGGGATGTGCCCCAATTTCCCATTCTTGAGGAGATCCTAGGACTGGTGCGGCTGGACTCTGTCCGGGAGGTGAGAGTGCATGGCAGATGGGACCTGCACGACCTCAACTGGTTGGCTCCTTACCTGGCCCGGATGGGTCACCTACATACAATCTGTCTCTCTCGAATCACCCTGGGGTGCCTGGTGTCATGCAGGCaggaaatggtggagaagctcctTGTCCAATTCACCTCTCACTTCCTCCGTCTGCATCAAGTCCAGTGCCTCATCCTGGAAGGTGTCTTCCTCCATGGCCACCTCCACCAGATGCTCAAATGCTTGCAGACCCCCCTGAAGTACCTCACCATCAATGACTGCGTGCTTAAGAATTCTGACATGACATACCTCTCCTGCTGTCCCTGTACCAGCAACCTGAAGTCCCTGGATTTGAGTGGTGTCTTCAGGGAAGGCATATATTATGCCTTCTTCCCAGGTCTGCTAGGGAGGTTGTCAGCCACCTTGACCCACTTGGCCTTAGATTCTTGTGGCATCGAGGACTCTGAGCTCATGgccttgcagcctg
It contains:
- the LOC142433148 gene encoding PRAME family member 12-like, whose amino-acid sequence is MSSGDLPRLLDLAIQSVLQNEASVIAALEWLPSDLFPPLFKAAVLRGLRETVKAMVLSWPFTQLCLGALKEDCQYSYDILTAALDGLEMLLGHKVRPMRCKLKELDLRLNTDTKVWNRRLAAQSIDSVISSEEPETTQFLPPVRVLIDLCFQEDIMDEFLIILSERVKQGKALPPLYCRRVEFVGDVPQFPILEEILGLVRLDSVREVRVHGRWDLHDLNWLAPYLARMGHLHTICLSRITLGCLVSCRQEMVEKLLVQFTSHFLRLHQVQCLILEGVFLHGHLHQMLKCLQTPLKYLTINDCVLKNSDMTYLSCCPCTSNLKSLDLSGVFREGIYYAFFPGLLGRLSATLTHLALDSCGIEDSELMALQPALGYCTQLKSLALCGNPVSITVLLALLHYTMPRCQFAFLELPVPPHCYVGPDNILHEGTFQVVLQDLTLTLPMSRPHSIRLVTCHSRNGSDAIVIDIKP